One Camarhynchus parvulus chromosome 26, STF_HiC, whole genome shotgun sequence genomic window carries:
- the TSHB gene encoding thyrotropin subunit beta yields the protein MSPFFVMSLLFGLIFGQAASLCAPSEYTIHVEKRECAYCLAINTTICAGFCMTRDSNGKKLLLKSALSQNVCTYKEMLYRTALIPGCPLHTIPYYSYPVAVSCKCGKCNTDYSDCVRERVRTNYCTKPQRLCNL from the exons ATGAGTCCCTTCTTTGTGATGTCTCTCCTCTTTGGCCTGATTTTCGGACAAGCAGCATCACTGTGTGCTCCTTCTGAGTACACAATCCACGTGGAGAAGCGGGAATGTGCCTATTGCCTGGCCATCAACACCACCATCTGTGCTGGATTCTGCATGACTCGG GACAGCAATGGCAAGAAGCTGCTCCTCAAGAGTGCTCTGTCCCAGAATGTGTGCACATACAAAGAGATGCTGTACCGGACAGCGCTGATCCCAGGCTGCCCTCTCCACACCATCCCCTACTACTCCTACCCCGTGGCTGTGAGCTGCAAGTGTGGCAAGTGCAACACTGACTACAGTGACTGTGTCCGTGAGAGGGTCAGGACAAACTACTGCACCAAGCCACAGAGGCTCTGTAACCTGTAA